A region from the Bacillus sp. Marseille-P3661 genome encodes:
- a CDS encoding YtrH family sporulation protein, translated as MVEERFMASMINCYFIALGVMIGGSLIGGIGAFLVGEPPLTIIGRIAKSLKIWAIVAAIGGTFDAITNFQRGLFDGVPLDIFKQILLIVAAMGGTQTGATIINWLIQENMLQ; from the coding sequence ATGGTGGAAGAACGCTTTATGGCTTCAATGATTAATTGTTATTTTATCGCTTTAGGTGTAATGATTGGAGGCTCCTTAATAGGTGGAATTGGTGCATTTTTAGTTGGTGAACCCCCGTTGACGATTATTGGCCGTATTGCAAAGAGTCTAAAAATATGGGCGATCGTTGCGGCAATCGGTGGCACCTTTGATGCAATTACAAACTTTCAAAGAGGCTTATTTGATGGTGTTCCGTTAGATATTTTCAAACAAATATTATTAATTGTAGCGGCAATGGGCGGCACCCAGACAGGTGCAACAATAATTAATTGGCTGATTCAGGAGAACATGCTCCAATGA